The following are encoded in a window of Bradyrhizobium guangdongense genomic DNA:
- the coaBC gene encoding bifunctional phosphopantothenoylcysteine decarboxylase/phosphopantothenate--cysteine ligase CoaBC — protein sequence MASLTIRKLDDAVKTYLRLRSARNRRSVEEEVRVILRELIEGREEPLTPFSAPPAPSGVPAPQRTGALPEASVTLIIGGGIAAYKSLDLIRRLKERRIEVRCVLTKAAQQFVTPMAASALSHERVHTDLFDPQSEFDAGHIRLARDCDLIVVAPATADLMAKMANGHADDLASAILLATNRKILLAPAMNPLMWNNAATRRNVAQLQRDGVVLIGPNSGEMAEAGEAGIGRMSEAIEIANAAEKLLRPPVPRPLAGKRVLITAGPTHEPIDPVRYIANRSSGKQGFAIAAAAQAAGAEVVLVSGPVDLDDPAGVTVKHVESARQMLEQVQSALPADIAIFAAAVADWRVANEGEQKLKKTSAGMPPLQLVENPDILATISKLTEKRPPLVIGFAAETEHLIENAKTKLARKGCDWIVANDVSPATGVMGGDRNTVHLISKNAENNNEITVDSWPVMTKEQVAIELVAHIVKSATKKSPEPAS from the coding sequence ATGGCAAGCCTGACCATCCGCAAGCTCGACGACGCCGTCAAAACCTATTTGCGGCTGCGATCGGCGAGGAATCGCCGGTCGGTGGAGGAAGAGGTTCGAGTCATCCTGCGGGAGCTGATCGAGGGCCGCGAGGAGCCGCTGACGCCGTTTTCGGCGCCTCCCGCACCATCCGGCGTCCCGGCGCCCCAGCGCACCGGCGCCCTCCCCGAGGCCAGCGTCACCCTGATCATCGGGGGCGGCATCGCCGCCTACAAGTCGCTCGATCTGATCCGCCGGCTGAAGGAGCGCCGCATCGAGGTCCGCTGCGTGCTGACCAAAGCGGCGCAGCAATTCGTCACGCCGATGGCTGCAAGCGCGCTGTCGCATGAGCGCGTCCATACCGACTTGTTCGACCCCCAGAGCGAGTTCGACGCCGGCCATATCCGGCTGGCGCGCGACTGCGATCTGATCGTGGTGGCGCCGGCCACCGCCGATTTGATGGCGAAGATGGCGAACGGCCATGCCGACGATCTCGCCAGCGCGATCCTGCTCGCGACCAACAGAAAAATCCTGCTGGCGCCGGCGATGAATCCGCTGATGTGGAACAACGCCGCCACCCGCCGCAACGTCGCGCAGCTGCAGCGCGACGGCGTGGTGCTGATCGGCCCCAATTCCGGCGAGATGGCCGAAGCCGGCGAAGCTGGCATCGGCCGCATGTCGGAGGCGATCGAAATCGCCAACGCCGCCGAGAAATTGCTGCGGCCGCCGGTGCCGCGGCCGCTCGCCGGCAAGCGCGTGCTGATCACGGCGGGACCCACCCACGAGCCGATCGATCCGGTGCGCTATATCGCCAATCGCTCCTCCGGCAAGCAGGGCTTTGCCATTGCCGCCGCTGCGCAGGCCGCGGGCGCCGAGGTGGTCCTGGTGAGCGGCCCGGTCGATCTCGATGATCCCGCCGGCGTCACCGTGAAGCACGTGGAATCGGCGCGGCAAATGCTGGAGCAGGTGCAATCCGCGCTGCCCGCCGACATCGCGATCTTCGCCGCCGCCGTCGCCGACTGGCGCGTCGCCAATGAAGGCGAGCAGAAGCTGAAGAAGACGTCAGCCGGCATGCCGCCGCTTCAGCTGGTCGAGAACCCCGATATCCTCGCCACGATCTCCAAGCTCACTGAAAAGCGCCCGCCGCTGGTGATCGGCTTCGCCGCCGAGACCGAGCATCTCATCGAGAATGCCAAGACCAAGCTCGCCCGCAAGGGCTGCGACTGGATCGTCGCCAACGACGTCTCGCCCGCCACAGGCGTGATGGGCGGCGACCGCAACACCGTGCACCTCATCAGCAAGAATGCCGAGAACAACAACGAGATCACAGTTGATTCCTGGCCTGTCATGACCAAGGAACAGGTCGCGATCGAGCTGGTCGCGCATATCGTGAAAAGCGCGACCAAGAAATCTCCGGAGCCGGCATCTTGA
- the mutM gene encoding bifunctional DNA-formamidopyrimidine glycosylase/DNA-(apurinic or apyrimidinic site) lyase translates to MPELPEVETVRRGLQPVMEGAKIVVAEARRPDLRFPFQPDFVARLQGQIVTGLGRRAKYLMADLASGDVLLMHLGMSGSFRVIKPDNEAAPGEFHYPRGKDSAHDHVLFRMSSGADIVFNDPRRFGYMKVIARHALEDEPLLRDLGPEPLGNEFDAAMLARACAGKATSLKAALLDQRVVAGLGNIYVCEALHRSHLSPRRIAATLSTKAGQRKGVAGGEPTDHAKRLVGAIHTVLNDAIKAGGSSLRDHRQTSGELGYFQHSFKVYDREGEKCTTPRCGGTIKRFVQNGRSTFWCPKCQK, encoded by the coding sequence ATGCCTGAATTGCCCGAAGTCGAGACCGTCCGCCGCGGCCTTCAGCCCGTCATGGAGGGGGCCAAAATCGTCGTCGCGGAGGCTCGCAGGCCGGATTTGCGCTTTCCGTTCCAGCCGGACTTCGTGGCCCGGCTCCAGGGGCAGATCGTCACGGGCCTCGGCCGCCGTGCAAAATATCTCATGGCCGATCTCGCCTCCGGCGATGTGCTGTTGATGCATCTGGGCATGTCGGGCTCGTTTCGCGTCATCAAGCCGGACAACGAGGCCGCGCCTGGCGAGTTTCACTATCCCAGGGGCAAGGACTCCGCGCATGACCATGTGCTGTTTCGGATGTCTTCGGGTGCCGACATCGTCTTCAACGATCCCAGGCGCTTCGGTTACATGAAAGTGATTGCGCGCCACGCGCTCGAAGACGAGCCGTTGCTGCGCGACCTCGGCCCCGAACCGCTCGGCAACGAGTTCGATGCCGCCATGCTGGCGCGCGCCTGCGCAGGGAAGGCGACGAGCCTGAAGGCCGCGCTGCTCGACCAGCGCGTGGTCGCAGGGCTCGGCAACATCTATGTCTGCGAAGCGCTGCACCGCTCGCATCTGTCGCCGCGCCGCATCGCCGCGACGTTGTCGACGAAGGCCGGACAACGCAAGGGCGTTGCCGGGGGCGAGCCGACCGATCACGCCAAGCGCCTGGTCGGCGCGATCCACACCGTGCTGAACGATGCCATCAAGGCCGGCGGCTCGTCACTCCGCGACCATCGCCAGACCTCAGGCGAGCTCGGCTATTTCCAGCATTCCTTCAAGGTCTACGACCGCGAAGGCGAGAAGTGCACCACGCCGCGCTGCGGCGGCACGATCAAGCGGTTCGTCCAGAACGGACGGTCGACGTTCTGGTGCCCGAAATGTCAGAAGTGA
- a CDS encoding sensor histidine kinase — protein MSGVIVSMRRTLLSCTSLARNSLLGGALAALLPAEPAKASDLVDTLSILLDFNRQELAVLATALALLGFSVMAAILLMRTRVRTAKSEAALRGRIRELQLQADRFGALLFAEPQVLISWPAGDDRAQISGDISMVLPRDSSPQRVLAFGTWLPPEPALQMDHAVDHLRERGDGFQLTLTTANGHTLEAIGRAIGGQAIVRIRELSGLRRDLAETNLRYRALSDETEMLRGFAAASPWPIWAKGENGALTFANPAYVRATEATSIADAQDRKLELLDSADRTAMERGLKEAASFTSRLPIVIGGERRMYDVRAVNVGHGSVGVAIDASEADALSAALVRMAEAHRRTLDQLSSGVAVFDGQRRLAFYNDSYRRLWDLDRSFLDTHPDDSSVLDQLRAARKLPEQPDFRAWKAKLHEAYHAVEAAKDTWYLPDGRALSVVTTPNPEGGVTYLFDDVTESLELARRFDGMIRVQRETLDSLAEGVAVFGSNGKAQLFNPAFLRMWKLSNDSMREEPHIQTVEGWCHQLFDDPAVWRQIREAITSIENRADVPLKLERKDGSVLDGMIRPLHDGATMLTFLDITDTENVERALRERNEALEAADQMKVDFVHHVSYELRSPLTTIIGFAHFLSDPSTGPLTPKQAEYLDYVTKSTNALLALTNNILDLATIDAGAMKLELGPVDVSKTIELAAEGIQDRLATDRIRLKVEIAPNVGSFIGDEKRVVQVLYNLLANAVGFSPQDSTVGISARRTEHSVVFIVTDSGPGIPADMKDKVFNWFESRSQGSRHRGAGLGLSLVRSFVELHGGKVQVDSVVGKGTVVTCDFPTDQAAHRDAAE, from the coding sequence ATGTCAGGCGTGATCGTGTCGATGCGTCGGACGCTGTTGTCGTGCACATCGTTGGCGCGCAACAGCTTGTTGGGAGGCGCTCTCGCAGCGCTGCTGCCGGCTGAGCCGGCGAAAGCCTCCGACCTTGTCGATACACTCTCGATATTGCTGGATTTCAACCGGCAGGAGCTCGCGGTGCTGGCCACTGCGCTGGCCTTGCTCGGCTTCTCGGTCATGGCTGCGATCCTCTTGATGCGCACGCGCGTGCGCACCGCCAAGAGCGAGGCGGCGTTGCGCGGGCGAATCAGGGAACTCCAGTTGCAGGCCGACCGCTTCGGCGCGCTGCTGTTCGCCGAACCGCAGGTCCTGATCTCCTGGCCGGCCGGCGACGATCGCGCGCAGATCTCCGGCGATATCTCCATGGTGCTGCCGCGTGATTCGTCGCCGCAGCGCGTGCTCGCCTTTGGAACCTGGCTGCCGCCGGAACCGGCGCTGCAGATGGATCACGCCGTCGATCACTTGCGCGAACGCGGCGACGGTTTCCAGCTGACGCTGACCACCGCCAACGGCCATACGCTGGAAGCGATCGGCCGCGCCATCGGCGGCCAGGCCATTGTCCGGATTCGCGAATTGTCCGGTCTGCGGCGCGACCTGGCCGAGACCAATCTGCGCTACAGGGCGCTCTCCGACGAAACCGAGATGCTGCGCGGCTTCGCCGCAGCTAGCCCGTGGCCGATCTGGGCCAAGGGCGAGAACGGCGCGCTGACCTTTGCCAACCCGGCCTATGTCCGCGCCACCGAGGCGACCAGCATCGCTGACGCCCAGGACCGCAAGCTCGAGCTGCTCGACAGCGCCGACCGCACCGCCATGGAGCGCGGCCTGAAAGAGGCTGCGAGTTTTACCTCGCGCCTGCCGATCGTGATCGGCGGCGAGCGCCGCATGTACGACGTGCGCGCCGTCAATGTCGGCCATGGCAGCGTCGGCGTCGCGATCGATGCCAGCGAGGCCGATGCGCTGAGCGCGGCGCTGGTGCGGATGGCGGAGGCGCATCGCCGCACGCTCGACCAGCTCTCGTCGGGCGTTGCCGTGTTCGACGGCCAGCGCCGGCTCGCCTTCTACAACGATTCCTACCGCCGGCTGTGGGATCTCGACCGCAGCTTCCTCGACACCCACCCCGACGATTCCAGCGTGCTCGACCAGCTCCGCGCCGCGCGCAAATTGCCGGAGCAACCGGACTTCCGCGCCTGGAAGGCCAAGCTGCACGAGGCCTACCACGCGGTCGAGGCCGCCAAGGACACCTGGTACCTGCCCGATGGCCGCGCGCTGTCGGTCGTGACCACGCCCAATCCCGAGGGCGGCGTCACCTATCTGTTCGACGACGTCACCGAAAGCCTCGAGCTCGCCCGCCGCTTCGACGGCATGATCCGGGTCCAGCGCGAGACGCTCGACAGCCTCGCCGAGGGCGTCGCCGTGTTCGGCAGCAACGGCAAGGCGCAGCTGTTCAATCCGGCGTTCCTGAGGATGTGGAAGCTCTCGAACGATTCCATGCGCGAGGAGCCGCACATCCAGACCGTCGAAGGCTGGTGCCACCAGCTCTTCGACGACCCCGCGGTCTGGCGCCAGATCCGCGAGGCCATCACCTCGATCGAGAACCGCGCCGACGTACCGCTGAAGCTGGAGCGCAAGGACGGCAGCGTGCTCGACGGCATGATCCGTCCGCTGCACGACGGCGCCACCATGCTGACCTTCCTCGACATCACCGACACCGAGAATGTCGAGCGCGCGCTGCGCGAGCGCAACGAGGCGCTGGAAGCCGCCGACCAGATGAAGGTGGATTTCGTCCACCACGTCTCCTACGAGCTGCGCTCGCCGCTCACCACCATCATCGGCTTCGCGCATTTCCTCAGCGACCCCTCGACCGGGCCGCTGACGCCGAAGCAGGCCGAATATCTCGACTACGTCACCAAATCGACCAACGCGCTGCTGGCGCTGACCAACAACATCCTCGATCTCGCCACCATCGACGCCGGGGCCATGAAGCTGGAGCTCGGCCCGGTCGACGTCAGCAAGACCATCGAGCTCGCCGCCGAAGGCATCCAGGACCGGCTCGCCACCGACCGCATCCGCCTCAAGGTCGAAATCGCGCCCAACGTCGGCAGCTTCATCGGGGACGAGAAGCGCGTGGTGCAGGTGCTCTATAATCTGCTCGCCAACGCAGTCGGCTTCTCGCCGCAGGATTCCACCGTCGGCATCAGCGCGCGCCGCACCGAGCACAGCGTGGTCTTCATTGTGACAGATTCCGGACCTGGAATACCCGCCGACATGAAGGACAAGGTGTTCAACTGGTTCGAAAGCCGCTCCCAGGGCTCGCGTCATCGCGGCGCCGGGCTCGGCCTGTCGCTGGTGCGCTCCTTCGTCGAGCTGCATGGCGGCAAGGTGCAGGTGGATTCGGTCGTCGGCAAAGGCACGGTCGTCACTTGCGACTTCCCGACCGACCAGGCGGCGCATCGCGACGCCGCCGAATGA
- the tsaE gene encoding tRNA (adenosine(37)-N6)-threonylcarbamoyltransferase complex ATPase subunit type 1 TsaE: MSEPATLSVALQDETATAQLMADLALLIGPGDTITLTGDLGAGKTAAARSLIRYLAGDDGLEVPSPTFTLVQGYELPAFPVMHADLYRVEDEGELEEIGLSPLPDATLVLIEWPERAPSAMPEDRIDIALTHRPELGSTARAADITGYGKSAATIARLKSLREFLDASGYLDAGRRRMAGDASTRSYARLFRDDGIVILMNSPQRPDGAAIYNGKSYSAAVHLAENIKPFVAIDEGLRAQGISAPKIHHVDLDHGFLISEDFGSEGVVEGNPPRPIPERYEAATDVLAMLHGRSLPETLPLDGQTYTIPAFDTEALLIEIGLMPEWYLPDRNAPLSEAKRAEFFAMWRELLKKPLAAPKTWIIRDYHSPNLIWLADRTGIERVGVIDFQDTVLGPRSYDVVSLLQDARIDVPEALELTLLSRYIKARRTEDASFDPAGFAELYAIMSAQRNTRLLGTFARLNRRDGKPHYLRHQPRIWTYLQRSLAHPALEPLRDWYLANVPPPQS, from the coding sequence ATGAGCGAACCAGCCACACTCTCCGTTGCGCTCCAAGACGAGACGGCGACTGCGCAATTGATGGCCGACCTCGCGCTCCTGATCGGCCCCGGCGACACCATCACGCTGACGGGCGATCTCGGCGCCGGGAAAACCGCGGCCGCGCGCAGCCTGATCCGCTATCTCGCCGGCGACGACGGGCTGGAAGTGCCGAGCCCGACCTTCACGCTGGTGCAGGGCTACGAGCTGCCGGCATTTCCTGTCATGCATGCCGACCTCTACCGTGTGGAAGATGAAGGCGAGCTCGAGGAGATCGGGCTGTCGCCCTTGCCCGACGCCACGCTGGTGCTGATCGAATGGCCCGAGCGCGCGCCATCGGCGATGCCCGAAGACCGCATCGATATCGCGCTGACGCATCGCCCGGAGCTGGGATCGACGGCGCGCGCCGCCGACATCACCGGCTACGGCAAGAGCGCCGCGACCATTGCGCGGCTGAAGTCCTTGCGCGAATTCCTCGACGCGTCAGGCTATCTCGACGCCGGCCGCAGACGCATGGCGGGTGATGCCTCGACGCGCTCCTATGCGCGCCTGTTCCGCGACGACGGCATCGTCATCCTCATGAACTCGCCGCAGCGCCCCGATGGCGCTGCGATCTACAATGGCAAGTCCTACAGCGCCGCGGTGCATCTCGCCGAGAACATCAAACCGTTCGTCGCGATCGACGAGGGCCTGCGCGCGCAGGGAATTTCCGCGCCGAAGATCCACCATGTCGATCTCGACCACGGCTTCCTGATCTCGGAAGATTTCGGCAGCGAAGGCGTGGTTGAAGGCAATCCGCCGCGGCCGATCCCCGAGCGCTATGAGGCGGCAACTGACGTGCTGGCCATGCTCCACGGAAGGTCGCTGCCGGAAACCCTGCCGCTGGACGGGCAGACCTACACGATTCCCGCTTTCGACACCGAGGCGCTGCTGATCGAGATCGGCTTGATGCCGGAATGGTACCTGCCCGACCGCAACGCGCCGCTGAGCGAGGCCAAGCGCGCGGAATTCTTCGCGATGTGGCGCGAATTGCTGAAGAAGCCGCTGGCCGCCCCGAAGACGTGGATCATCCGCGACTACCACTCGCCAAATCTGATCTGGCTCGCGGATCGCACCGGTATCGAGCGCGTCGGCGTGATCGATTTCCAGGACACCGTGCTCGGCCCGCGCTCCTACGACGTCGTGTCGCTGCTGCAGGATGCGCGCATCGACGTGCCTGAAGCGCTCGAGCTGACGCTGCTGTCGCGCTACATCAAGGCGCGCCGCACCGAGGATGCAAGCTTCGATCCGGCCGGTTTTGCCGAGCTCTATGCCATCATGTCGGCGCAGCGCAACACGCGCCTGCTCGGCACTTTCGCCCGGCTCAACCGCCGCGACGGCAAGCCGCATTACCTGCGCCATCAGCCGCGGATCTGGACCTATCTGCAGCGCTCCCTCGCCCATCCCGCGCTCGAGCCTTTGCGCGACTGGTACCTCGCCAACGTCCCGCCGCCCCAATCCTGA
- the dut gene encoding dUTP diphosphatase has protein sequence MSNKVTVELQRLPHAEGLALPTYQTAQAAGLDLMAAVPEGEPITLAPGQYALVPTGLAIALPPGHEAQVRPRSGLAAKHGVTVLNTPGTIDADYRGEIKVILINHGASPFVIKRGERIAQMVIAPVLQATLVPVATLSSTDRGAGGFGSTGR, from the coding sequence TTGAGCAACAAAGTCACGGTCGAACTGCAGCGCCTGCCTCATGCGGAAGGCTTGGCCCTGCCGACCTATCAAACCGCGCAGGCCGCCGGCCTCGATTTGATGGCGGCGGTGCCGGAGGGCGAGCCGATCACGCTCGCGCCGGGCCAATACGCGCTGGTGCCGACCGGGCTGGCGATTGCCTTGCCGCCGGGACACGAGGCCCAGGTGCGGCCGCGCTCCGGGCTTGCCGCCAAGCACGGCGTCACCGTGCTGAACACGCCCGGCACCATCGACGCCGACTATCGCGGCGAGATCAAGGTGATCCTGATCAACCACGGCGCCAGCCCGTTCGTGATCAAGCGCGGCGAGCGCATCGCGCAGATGGTGATCGCGCCGGTGCTTCAGGCCACGCTGGTTCCCGTGGCCACACTGTCCTCGACCGATCGTGGCGCCGGTGGGTTTGGGTCGACGGGGCGGTAA
- a CDS encoding nucleotidyltransferase family protein yields the protein MSVKPTKAMVLAAGFGLRMRPLTDKMPKPMVPVAGQPLLDHVLDKLAQAGVAEAVVNVHYLPDQIIEHTATRQHPRVIISDERDQVLGTGGGVVKALPLLGDAPFFHVNSDTLWIDGVRSNLARLAENFDPDRMDILLLMAPTATSIGYGGRGDYGMLPDGALRKRKEKEIVPFVYAGAAILSPRIFEGAPQGEFSLTRMFDRANEQERLFGLRLDGVWMHVGTPDAVHAAEEAFLESVA from the coding sequence ATGTCCGTCAAACCGACCAAAGCCATGGTGCTCGCCGCGGGGTTCGGCCTGCGCATGCGTCCGTTGACGGATAAGATGCCGAAGCCGATGGTGCCGGTGGCGGGACAGCCGCTGCTCGACCACGTGCTCGACAAGCTGGCTCAGGCCGGCGTCGCCGAGGCCGTGGTCAACGTGCATTACCTGCCGGACCAGATCATCGAGCACACCGCAACCCGCCAGCATCCGCGCGTGATCATCTCGGACGAGCGCGACCAGGTGCTCGGCACCGGCGGCGGCGTGGTCAAGGCGCTGCCGCTGCTCGGCGACGCGCCGTTCTTCCACGTCAATTCCGACACGCTGTGGATCGACGGCGTGCGCTCCAACCTGGCGCGGCTCGCGGAAAATTTCGACCCGGACCGCATGGACATCCTGCTGCTGATGGCGCCGACGGCGACCAGCATCGGCTATGGCGGCCGCGGCGATTACGGCATGCTGCCCGACGGCGCCCTGCGCAAGCGCAAGGAAAAAGAGATCGTCCCGTTCGTCTATGCCGGCGCCGCCATCCTGTCGCCCAGGATCTTCGAAGGCGCGCCGCAGGGCGAGTTCTCGCTGACCAGGATGTTCGACCGCGCCAATGAGCAGGAGCGCCTGTTCGGCCTGCGCCTCGACGGCGTCTGGATGCATGTCGGCACGCCCGACGCGGTGCACGCCGCGGAAGAGGCGTTTCTGGAGAGCGTGGCGTAG
- the ubiE gene encoding bifunctional demethylmenaquinone methyltransferase/2-methoxy-6-polyprenyl-1,4-benzoquinol methylase UbiE, producing the protein MDRPGETTHFGFKDVPLGDKQTLVNDVFHSVASRYDLMNDLMSGGLHRIWKDIMINALDPPRSDRPFKLLDVAGGTGDISFRAAKAAGPGFHATVFDINSDMLAVGRERAAKRHLETQVDFVEGNAEALAFADRSFDAYTIAFGIRNVPQIDKALREAYRVLKPGSRFLCLEFSTVEMPGLDKLYDLFSFKVIPPLGRMVTGDAESYQYLVESIRRFPKPNVFADMIREAGFSRVGWQTLTGGIVALHSGWRL; encoded by the coding sequence ATGGATCGGCCGGGCGAAACCACGCATTTTGGCTTCAAAGACGTTCCCCTGGGGGACAAGCAGACGCTGGTGAACGATGTGTTTCACAGCGTGGCGTCGCGCTATGATCTGATGAACGACCTGATGTCCGGTGGACTGCACCGGATCTGGAAGGACATCATGATCAACGCGCTGGATCCGCCGCGAAGCGACCGGCCGTTCAAACTGCTCGACGTCGCCGGCGGCACCGGTGACATCTCGTTCCGCGCCGCCAAGGCGGCGGGTCCCGGCTTTCACGCCACCGTCTTCGACATCAATTCCGACATGCTGGCGGTGGGCCGCGAGCGTGCCGCCAAGCGCCACCTCGAGACCCAGGTCGATTTCGTCGAGGGCAATGCCGAAGCGCTCGCCTTCGCCGACCGCAGCTTCGACGCATATACGATCGCTTTCGGCATCCGCAACGTGCCGCAGATCGACAAGGCGCTGCGCGAGGCCTATCGGGTGCTGAAACCCGGCAGCCGTTTCCTGTGCCTTGAATTCTCGACCGTCGAGATGCCCGGGCTCGACAAGCTCTACGATTTGTTCTCGTTCAAGGTGATCCCGCCGCTCGGCCGCATGGTTACGGGCGATGCCGAATCCTACCAATATCTCGTCGAATCGATCCGCAGGTTTCCGAAGCCGAACGTGTTCGCCGACATGATCCGCGAGGCCGGCTTCTCCCGCGTCGGCTGGCAGACACTGACCGGCGGCATCGTCGCACTGCATTCGGGCTGGCGTTTGTGA
- a CDS encoding PilZ domain-containing protein, with amino-acid sequence MAVKADHRGTNRVVFERGVPAQMMGIDGTWRRDCTMEDVSETGAKLTIDGSVEGLHLKEFFLVLSSTGLAYRRCELAWVNGDQIGVNFLKAGDKKKKARSTAAGA; translated from the coding sequence ATGGCGGTCAAGGCGGACCATCGCGGGACCAACAGGGTCGTTTTCGAGCGTGGGGTACCGGCCCAGATGATGGGCATCGACGGCACCTGGCGGCGCGACTGCACCATGGAGGACGTCTCCGAGACCGGCGCCAAGCTGACCATCGACGGCTCCGTCGAGGGTCTGCACCTGAAGGAATTTTTCCTGGTGCTGTCGTCGACCGGGCTTGCGTACCGGCGTTGCGAACTGGCCTGGGTGAATGGCGACCAGATCGGCGTCAATTTCCTGAAAGCCGGCGACAAGAAGAAAAAGGCGCGTTCCACAGCCGCTGGGGCGTGA
- the ubiB gene encoding 2-polyprenylphenol 6-hydroxylase: MISAITHISRLIRAAFVFAREGVFGSVDPSLVPPPGQLALKLARLVERRGAKHGPRISRALTRMGPAYLKLGQFLATRPDVVGVVMARDLESLQDRLPPFSQAEAEAAITTSLERPLTDVFASFGPPVAAASIAQVHRGEVERDGIRRAVAIKVLRPNVAARFRRDLSDFFYVAHKAETYSAEARRLRLVEVINTMSRSVAMEMDLRLEAAALSEMAENTQDDPDFRVPAVDWDRTTHNVLTMEWIDGIALNDHKRLEEAQVDLPDLGRKIIQSFLRHALRDGFFHADMHPGNLFLDDAGRLVAVDFGIMGRLGMKERRFLAEILLGFITRDYRRVAEVHFEAGYVPAHHSVENFAQAIRAIGEPIHNRTAEEISMARLLTLLLEVTGLFDMTTRPELILLQKTMVVVEGVARGFDPRLDIWKVADPVVREWIERNLGPIGRVQGALAGGGELAKVLMRLPDIAERSVKVLEQLETMTREGIRLSPESIAAMGRSEGRKNRWRTVAVWIIAVTFIGILIAVRNL; this comes from the coding sequence GTGATTTCTGCCATCACCCACATTTCGCGCCTGATCCGCGCCGCGTTCGTGTTTGCGCGCGAGGGCGTGTTCGGCTCCGTCGATCCCAGCCTGGTGCCGCCGCCAGGACAGCTCGCGCTGAAGCTTGCGCGTCTGGTCGAACGCCGCGGCGCCAAGCACGGCCCGCGGATCTCGCGCGCCCTGACGCGGATGGGCCCGGCCTATCTCAAGCTCGGGCAGTTCCTGGCCACACGCCCTGACGTCGTCGGCGTCGTCATGGCGCGCGATCTCGAAAGCCTGCAGGACCGGCTGCCGCCTTTCTCGCAGGCCGAAGCGGAGGCTGCGATCACCACGTCGCTGGAACGGCCGCTGACGGATGTGTTCGCCAGCTTCGGACCGCCGGTCGCGGCCGCCTCGATCGCGCAGGTGCATCGCGGCGAGGTCGAGCGCGACGGCATTCGCCGGGCCGTCGCGATCAAGGTGCTCAGGCCGAACGTGGCGGCGCGTTTCCGCCGCGACCTCTCCGATTTCTTCTACGTCGCGCACAAGGCCGAGACCTATTCGGCCGAGGCGCGGCGCCTGCGCCTGGTCGAGGTCATCAACACCATGTCGCGCTCCGTCGCGATGGAGATGGACCTGCGGCTCGAGGCCGCGGCGCTGTCGGAGATGGCGGAGAACACGCAGGACGACCCTGATTTTCGCGTGCCTGCCGTCGACTGGGACCGCACCACCCACAACGTGCTGACGATGGAGTGGATCGACGGCATCGCGCTGAACGACCACAAGCGCCTCGAAGAAGCGCAGGTCGACCTGCCCGATCTCGGCCGCAAGATCATCCAGAGCTTCCTGCGCCACGCGCTGCGCGACGGCTTCTTCCACGCCGACATGCATCCGGGCAATCTGTTCCTCGATGACGCCGGCCGCCTCGTCGCGGTCGATTTCGGCATCATGGGCCGGCTCGGCATGAAGGAGCGGCGCTTCCTCGCCGAAATCCTGCTCGGCTTCATCACGCGCGACTATCGCCGCGTCGCCGAGGTGCATTTCGAGGCGGGCTACGTACCTGCACATCATTCGGTGGAGAATTTCGCGCAGGCCATCCGCGCCATCGGCGAGCCGATCCACAACCGCACCGCCGAGGAGATCTCGATGGCGCGGCTGCTGACGCTGCTGCTCGAGGTCACCGGCCTGTTCGACATGACGACGCGGCCCGAGCTGATCCTGCTGCAGAAGACCATGGTGGTGGTCGAAGGCGTCGCGCGCGGCTTCGATCCCAGGCTCGACATCTGGAAGGTCGCCGACCCCGTCGTGCGCGAATGGATCGAGCGCAATCTCGGACCCATCGGCCGCGTGCAGGGCGCGCTCGCCGGCGGCGGCGAGCTCGCCAAGGTGCTGATGCGCCTGCCTGACATCGCCGAGCGCTCGGTTAAGGTGCTGGAGCAGCTCGAGACCATGACGCGGGAAGGCATCCGGCTGTCGCCGGAGAGCATCGCCGCGATGGGACGCAGCGAGGGCCGCAAGAACCGCTGGCGCACCGTGGCAGTCTGGATCATCGCCGTGACCTTCATCGGCATCCTGATCGCTGTCCGGAATCTCTGA